Below is a window of Malania oleifera isolate guangnan ecotype guangnan chromosome 1, ASM2987363v1, whole genome shotgun sequence DNA.
AATTAGGTTCTGCCCCTGGTCATAGAAGGCAGCCAGCAGAGAGAAACCCAACTGCCCATCTCCTCATGCTGGACTCAAATTAAGGGCATATGACAGATATTTGTGGGTTTAGTACTTAATTTTTACTATGCTCTCTTCCCTGTCATGACCTCCTTCCCATCTCTTTGCCAGAAAATTCTCCGCTTCCCAGCGATGTTGCGGCCGCTGCTGCAGCCACATCAAGGCCACCACCTATGGAGGTTATTAGAGCTGATAATCCCTCAGCAGGGCTGCCGCCAATGCCAGTGCCTATTCCCAAACCCAGAAGATCAAGTGTTGTTCGCTTGGACCCAAACACAGTTGCTCCCAACATCACATCCTTCAAACCAGACCCTCCGTCAGAGGGAAGCCCAAGACCCAGACCTCCTGGACCCGGTGCACTCTCATGCTCCATTTGCTGATTCCACGGAAAATTCTCTGGTGGCccagatgaagaagatgaagatgagacTATCCCAAACCCACGCAGCAGTGAAGCATTGGTTGCTGCTGCGCCCATTTGAGCAGCTTTCTGCAGCAGTGCAGTGGCAGACATAACAGGCTGCAGAGGCGGCGCATACTGCCTGCACTCCTGCCCTGCAGTCCCAAATATTGGGGCGTGGTTGGTGGAGAGGCAGAGGGAAATGGGCTCGGCAGAGGAGGTTGCTGGGTGGTCGGCAGTGGCTTGGATTAAGTCAGAGAATCCTGTGGTCTGAGGTGGTTGTAAACTGGTTGGTGGTGTTGGATGTTGCAAGGCTGCTGAAGCAGTTGAGGAAGCAAACAAGCTGGCGAATACAGTGCTGGTGGTACTACCGCTGCTGCTTGAGCTGGTGCTGCTACTGCAACTTCCGTTCATACAGGTCGATGCTTGTGCATCTTCCAGGATTTGAGTGGAGTTCTCCGGAAAATCCGATGCTGCAACCAGAAGATCGGGGAAGGagattaattcataaaaataaagATGAAGATTAATTGCTTCCAGGCCAGGAAACAGAGTGATGGAAAGTTTAGGCTTTTTCTAGTTCTTTTCTTTAAAGAACTTTACATTGATAAGAAAAGGAGGACCAATAATGTCTTCTTTTCGCCTATCCCACTAATCCTCTCTGTTTTTTTAGCTTTTGAATCTAAACATTGGACTTATTTAATCAAGATTTAATAGATTGAATCTGCCGTCGGGAAGACGGAAGTTTCCCATAGATCGGGCTTCCTTGCTTCAATCTTAATTCTTAAGCTATTAATTCAGATGGAAACAAAATCAGCAACAGACAAAAACTGCTACGCTCCAAAAATACGAGAGATGATGACCAACGatagattttttgtttttgttgtttctCAAAACATCGAGAAAGAAAAACACGTCCGACAAAAACCACGATAAAGGATTGATTGCAAAATTTCTAAATTTGGTTTAAGCTTAATTACCTGGACTCTGAATCGGCAGGACCGCTGGTACCACAGCAGATGACGATGGAGGCAAAGCAGCTGCAGGCGCAGCAGGCGGAGGCAGGGTCGGCGGAGATGAACTCACTCTCTGAATTTTACGGTCTTCTTCCGGATTGGGATTCACCGTTGTCTTGGTCTGAGTCTGAGTCTGAGTCTGAGTCGGATTTCTTGCACTTTCCTCCGCCAACGCATCGCAGAACGCCCTGTGGGTAATGAAGCTATCCCTCCTTCAAAGCACCAAGACAAGCAAACAAATTTAAAACACCAAAATCTCAAACTCAAAGATTaacacaaaaagaaaaacaaattcaaaaggaATAAGAACTAGAAAACCTGGAGAACAAGGTTCCGCAATCGCACTTGTACTCTCTGGTGCCACAAATCTTGGAGTGAGCTTTCCAATCGGATTGAACCGCATACTTCTTCGAACACTTATCGCACTTCCACTTCTTCTCGCCATGCTTTCTGCAGAAATGCTTCTTAATCCCAGTCAAATCGCCCAAAGCTCTCGACGGATCGTGGTGCACGCACGACGGCTCGGGGCAGACGTACACCCGCTTCCGGACCTCTTTGCTCGATCGCTGCCTGAGCTTCCACGGAAGATTGTGACCGCGTCGGTGTAGCTGCAAATTCTGATCGCGCTGAAACCCTTTATTGCAAATTTCGCACACGAATCGATTGGTCGCCAGCAGAGTCTTCGGAGACAGAGCAATCACCTCAGCGTCTGGATCTGAACACACGGAGGACTGTTAGATGAAATTTCCTGAAGTGTCAATACTGAGTGTTAGAATTTTAAATTTACCAGGCATTCCAGGTAGATTTCGTTTCTTCTTGGCAGGCGTTGTTGCTTTCGGCGGTGGCGGCTGATCACCGGAAGAAGAAACGCTGGCTTCGCCGGAACCCGTAGAGACGGCCATGGAGGACGAGTTGTCCAAATCGGCCGGCATGAGCTCCGAAGTAAACTTCTTGGGTTTTGTTTGAGAGTTGGCCGAAAAAAGCGAAATCTAAGGCATTTATGTCAGAATTCAAAGAATTTTTGGGAGTTGGAGTGTTCTAGGGTTTCGACTTTCCTCCCGTCTACCAGTCAATCTGCTTTTTTTGTTCCACCTACCAGCTTGACCCAATCTCCGAACAAAACCACTATTATCAAAAAAGCTAATCAATAAAACCCTACAGCAAATGTAAGCTCAGAGTTCATAGACACGACCGGCAGCCCGATCGCCGGCCAGCACATCCTGCTACAACGGTCGAAATTTACTCAAAATATCCAATCTTTACACTAATAATGCAGTGCCCAGAAAAATTAAACTACCCAGAAAAAGTTAAGCGATAAATTTCTCAGGTTTGCTCGGATTTTCCCAACATTTCCAACTTTCCCAGAAATCTAGCTCAGCTCCCACCGACCCCAACAATCAGACGCAGAATCAGATCATATTCACTGTAGTAAGGCAGCTAAGAACACAAAAaatatcagagagagagagagagaggattcaGCGTAGAGTCTGAAGGGCTTGTTCTTCACTCGCCTCTCCTTACTATTGGaggaaaaacaattaaaaatgaaaGAGATTAATGGAGAGGCGAGCTGGGTTAGTGTTAATCAAATGGTAATAACCAGGGTTAAATAAGATTAAGAAAAAGCGTAGAGTAGATTGACGGTCTCATTTTGGACCGGCCGGGCGGGTCGGACCGGTGGCCGGAATTCGTGCGTTGTCGTGTAGTGAGGACGAGGGCGAGGGTGGTCAATTATTGAAATGTTGCGTGCAGGGGCGGGTGACTGTGGACGTCTATTGCTTTAGTTTCACCAAAGTCAAACAACTTTCTTACTTTTATTAAACATTTTTTATGTTTCTAGCCACTGTCAGATCAACACGTGTAGTTCCTTGCTCAGCTTGGGTTTCTTTAATACGCCCTTTCCATGTGACTTACAATTCTCCCATAATTTTATAAATTGTACTATAATGAAATCTCTACCATTAATTATAAAACTATATaccatttttcaaattcttttttcaACCATTTTCCTAAACATATTCTTAGTTTATAAATTATCtcataattatattatttaaatgttaattatcTCTACATTCAGATTAAAATTTTAGatatttgatttaaatttatgtttattaagACTAAATACAATATACAATTGTACTTAGTTTTATTTAAATTGAtccaatttaaatttaaagtttcAAATTTATGTTCTAAATATTACAAATGAGCATGAACActtcaataaattatttttattttaaaattttaaaaaatcttcaaAACTTTTCACTTGACTTTATCGCATATAGTTATgcttataattattaattattagatTGTATAGTATTTTACAATAAATAAACTTGGCTATAAAATGTGATGTGATTATAACAATTGtaaatgtgaaattttttttttcattttttgatttattttttctattaaaaGCTATCATTTATCTTCAATCTCATACTTATGCTCGCCCTTTTTAAATTCGatcttaaaattttcaaactcCGGAAATGACCCTCAATGGCATGAATATGGCTTTGGAGGCGCTCTCTCTAGCCGTGTTCATGCTAAATGACTTTTACATCtatttcttataaaattttgaaataattttttaaatttcattttagttGTAGTCAAGtctcttatttttaattaattaagtactaAGTAACTCTAATTCTCAAATGTTTAAAATGTTCTTTAtccttatataatttttcttatttaaaatttaatatttctaaTTCAAAAAATGTTATTTCTTTATAGTGATAATTTTGCTTGCATAACATGGATATTGcttgtttataaatttttttaatgatttttaaatagtttttgatttgtttttatATTAAAGTGGTAATTTATTCTtgataaaaaaaaagtaaaattatgattttaaaattgtctaaataataacattttttaatttcaaagtatgaaattttataaagcaaaaattataattttaaaagtttaaataaAAAAGTTGTATGAGGACAAAAATATTGTTttcataatttatatatatacacaagccCATTCAATTAATGACTTACTAATCATAAAGGGAttcatcataatatatatatatatatatatatatatatatatataaaatttaccCACGAGACACTAAAAACTTAGAAATTTTTTAAGGTGTCAAAGGAAATTTTTTATGCTATTTTACAATTTACAGCTTAATTTAGTAGTTTATGAGTAATGTAATATCGATAGATTTCGGAtccaataatatttaatttacttGGTGCATTACTAATTTaccatattatttatttacttataaaTTGAATTAATCACTAATATCGTACATAAACCACAAATAGTTTTATAATCATCACTACTTATGGTTACTTATTAATCcaatgtttatatttttaatgcTCGTTTCATTTTGTTTCCTAAAGAACATTGGAATGGATAAAATTtgaggttttatgttttagttttaAAGCTTTGGGTGCCAACCAGATGAGATAGAGAAAAGATACATAATGTGACATGATTATTACTTAGTATTTAATTTAGATCGACCTCGGATGAATCAAAACAAGTGATATTTTTACCTTTAAAGGTATAGAATTAGAATCGTAGATTTAAATGTATAtgattttgaataaaatttaatataaaatgcCCGAACCCCCCTtaaatgtaaatatttttttttatcacagATAAAATGCCCGAACACCCCTTAAATGACAAGTtagaaaaatctattttttaagaataaaatatattttaattttttgtgttataaaatttttcaaaatataatgacCTAGTTGTCAGTTTTGGAAAACAATtacatttttcatttaaattttccAAAGGCTCGgtttataatatttgtatgcaAAAAATGGAAAGCAATAAAAAGTTCTAATAACAttttcttgtggaaataattttatttttttattttttattttttaaataatttaaaaaattcacaccttatttttcaattttctaacttttcatagaaaattatgaaaacatctttttgttattttctaaatttttgataAGTAGTTGGGAGCATGgagttgaatattaaatttctatTTGTGTGGATTATGACAAAACATAATACAGTACTgtattaaatttcttttaaaatcatACAATTTCAAATTTAAGTGTTAAATTCATGATCGCATATGgtactttaaataatttttaaaaaataagaataattacttgaaatctaaaaataataatgaaaaaatattttgcacaaataataaaattcttttatctTTCTAATAAGGAtcttgaaaaaccaaaaataaaaaataaaaagttgaaatttttataattttttaaaaataaaaaaaaaaatttgcataaCTAACTAGTCCTAGTGTTTtcattattttactttttttctcTTCAAACAAACATGAGAGTTGATTAATCATGCAAGCGAGACATAAATTAGAAATCAAGTGAAATGTTCATAAGCACAAAGTCTttctatttgtatttgattgtatTGCACTAGTAGATCTTTATTTTGATGTGCATTTTGCATGTAGGTTTTGGTTACAAGCATGGACTAAGACACTAGGTGTCACGGCCCAATATTGGTAAGGAGATTTTAGACATATAAGAATGATTTAGGGCCCAATATTGGTAAGGAGATTTTAGACATATAAGAATGATTTAGATTCTACATGAAGCATCTTTTACAAGACCAAATTGTGAGATTGGTGGACCAAGGCGGACAATACTTCACGAAAATTGAGTTGAGATAGTTATACTTGACATCAAAGCCACCCTAGGAATGTTATTATGTGAGTAGGTGTGGGTGACTCTAATGAGTGCACTAGAGATCGAACGGGAAAGCTTGTAATGATCCCACATAGGATTTGTACTAAGGAAATCTTAGGCATATAAAAATAGCGTAGGTTATGTGAGGTGCCTTTTATAAGACAAAAACTATAAGACcaataaacaaaaacaaacaataCATCATTGGAATTAGACGACTACTATTATATTagggatttcaaatttttttgatgAGCACTACGATCCTTTCATAGGAATGTTGAATTTTTCATTCTAAAATAGTTGTTTTATTCATGACTAGTTCTTAACCATCATGAGCCTATGCGCAATAAGAAAGAGTAGGCTACATAAGCCCATAGGCTCGTCATCCTGTCTCTTACTTCTGCGTCACAAGCTTGTGATTCTTAATATTTAtcttttttcaaaaactctacaaCCTTACATAACATTTTTAgagatgaaaaataaattaaatacaaaataaaaaaataaaataaaaaaaaatacaacaaaaatgagaaatatggaaaaattaaatttattttttacaaactaatattacatattttctctttttttttttatttttttaagagataTATTTTATTTCCTTCATAAGGACACTATTCAGAGTCCCCTTTGACCACTAAATTGGACTGATATACCAATTTTAGTTATGAAGTGAATATGTGAGACTTGTTATCAACTAAGTGTGCATCATCCAATTTAAGTTGAAAGTTTATGTTGGACCTTTGTATTATTTATAACAATGTAACTAATtataaaaatactattttaaatttctttcataTTGTCTCACACCGGTCCCTATTTTAATCTCTTTTCCATTTTTTGTGACTCCCTTCCCGCATGCACACATAcgcacatacataattatttttcaattaaataattaacttttgCCAAAGGAAAGCCATAAGCTTTGATTTTTAGActcaaataaaaaacaaaaaagtgaACTTTTGAACATCAAGATTTTCACTTTCTCTTTTGGTCTTACCATTGattgaaatttttatttgtaGTCAATaacatttgtttttttttcttctttaatttggAAATTTTAATTGATTTATATGATTGGCTTGGAAGATTTTAAACAATTATCATATTTTCGTCGCTTTGCATCTTTTCTCTACCTTTCTCTACCTTCTGAATTTCAAGGTTATACGTATAATTTGGTTTGCACAttctttctttctcatttttatctacttttttttttctcataatgatgattgttttgattatttatGATTAACAAGAAAAGATTAGATTTTGTAATAATCAAGTATCGATCTCTAGTATAAGATCCTTTTTATGACAtttgtaatctctctctctctctctctctctctctctctctcacacacacacattgttTAATCATTCAAAGCAAGACAATTAAACACTTTTAATGCAATACCCCCCCTGACTAAAAAATCCCAACCATGTTATGAGATAAGCATGAAGAATGGATGAGGGTTTTGTGCTTGAATGGGGCCTATTTATCTTAAAGgcaaaaaataatatacatacatatatatatatatatatatatatatatatatatatatattggcatTTTCTGATTTCAGAATATTAATTGAATTCACTATATAAAAAATAAACCAAATAAACAATTAAGCTTATGAACAaaagtatgtttatgtttttttttttttatcataccGAAGTCTAAATtaatttaaactgtattatttttaaaattttgaatatatatattcattcaaattttcattatatttaatCCCGCAAATCAACTAACATTAAGTAAGTGTACATTCAATTGTGTAAAAAATTAGATTATATTTGGCCcatacaaaatattatttattattgcttttgaagagtaaaaataatcattataacattattttttttttaaattatacttAAAAGAAAAGGATCAATTAAGAATTGGAACCAAAACGATAGAACTTGAATTTGCTCTGTCAAGAATTACCTATCCCGCCTACTGTCCTGAATCTACCTCAAAGTTATTTGTACCCTCGTCCaagtccccccccccccggccccaCCCAAAAAAATCCCACTATAAAAAacatacaatttaaaaaaaaaaaaaaacaatttatatatctttatcttatgaaaataaaataacataacatatttttaatatttgataGATAATATAATCTTTCTAGTTGAATAATgtcaagtaaaataaaaaatagttcatttaaaaactatgaataattgaataaaaaatattatattcatacaaaaacatattgttggggtttgtcccacatcggtTATAGAAAGGgtttggtggtcagttattaagtgtgagggaaagtctcaccccatgaactaacttttggggttgagaagattCAAGACCACCAAACACTAGTATCAGAACTTATGATTTCTTCCTGTGATGCTAGGCTTTTGGAGCCCAATGTGTGAGTGGGAGACACATAGCTATAagtatttgtttatttatttatatttaaaatggATTTTGATCAAGTATAGCAATATCTGAGGTGAgataatttcaaaactaaaaaatatatattttacttaTTACCGTTAACTTGTCTGGAATCACAAAATTCATCTTAATTACGGTCACTAATTCATTTAAAAATAATCGAAATACATTTACTAGCCATACGGTACATGAACAAAGACCTCATTTGCTTGATGTGAAAGCAAGAGAGAGGAGGTAAGGCTGAGGGTGGAAGAGGGATAGAATAGAACCAAAAAAGATGGGATGTCTTTTATTCACACACCATCATAGCTTGCCTTGACTTGGCTTTGCCTTTGGCTTGGGCTTTGGCTATTCTTGCCGTCCATTTTATTCCTCTTCTGCGGTTCAAAGTCTCACgatttcataatttcataattttggCAGCTATTGGGACAGTACGCACGGGGCTCCCCAAGGCCATACACAACCCAACCCTTCCCAAGTTGCTTTGACGTGAGGGCCATGGCCTCGGGCCCTCGGCCTTTACGTCGAGTCGAAACTTATCTTATGTTTGAAAGCACGAATTTTAGCCATTGAgtttgaatttatgtaaatttaaatgaaatataaagtaaaattatattaaattttattcaaatttatacaaatttaaattcaaaacttgaaaTTCATGCTTTCAAATGCTATCTTATGATTAGTTTTTGGTCCCATCCAATATTTCTTAGTCCTTTGGTATCTCCTCCTTTCGCATGTTCTTTCACTTTAAATTATAAGACTCTTTCACTCTTGCAGGATAAGAGGAGGATCGTCAGAGTAAACATAATAATCTTTATTACCCCTACTTCTATGTCGAAAGTTGTTTACTTAGACTAGAACCTGTcatcaatcaatcacaaaagaATAATCTTATGTTTGGTGTCTTTAAATGTAAGATAGCAAAAGAAATAGAGAAATGTGTTGAGACATACATAAAATTATGATAATACCAAGGTTGGCCATGAAGAGGACCCCATGCATTATGGGGTGAACTGAAATGGCTCCAATGTGGGGGATGCAATTAATGAATGCACGTTGCATTAAGTCAATTGTTATTATAGATTTCTTGGCTGATTCAATTCTTAATGAAGTAAGTCTTATCCCATCCCACATGACACACATTTCCATTCGCCAACTTGAGTGCACTTCTGTCCTCCCATCTCCATTACAAATTTGGCATTACTGGACTCTTGTACATTCCTCCTAAAGTCAATTGCTATTATAATTATCATAGAGCTATTGTGGGCAGCCGATTCCTTCAAGAAATAGGGTGCAAAGAAAATCTACTCTATATTTATGTGTGTGAATATAATTTTTAGATTGATTGTGACTGATATTTATCTACTCTAACTTGTTAATTTTTacactttatttatttaacattaaAAATATTTCGGGTCCATTTACTTGTGAAAatcattaaaataatttttatttttcatttcaattctttaaataaattacaaaaaaattttaattaattttttatctttgcaatatttatatgaaataaatgtACAACAATAAATAGTTTTCATATACGTatttgtgaaaatagttttatttttaatttttaattttttaaataataacaaaaatgctgccttatttttcaatttttcaacatAGAAAAaccaattggaaaatattttttttattattcttctAAATTTCTAACTCTACATTGCGTATGGGAGCATGCAATTTAGATCTTAGACTTAAATTTTCAAGTCCCAAAATCTatgattttaaatattattttgtataaattttagaaaatttaaaaaacaagttttttctATGAATATTTTGAAATCAGATACTTTAGAtgtgttggaaaaaaaaaaaaaaaaaaaagatgtgttgggaaaaaaattatatacgaacaattcccacaagtaaatcaatggagtaatgcaaatgataaataaaaatgagacacaagaaatttaacatggttccctcaaatgttgatgTACGTCCATGGGGCACGgcagtccaaatccactatcaccaaatatgttgtccaaaatggatacaaaaggcacgaaccttacaaatacacaagagtgtataaacaaatgtaaCAAGATGAAAAGGTCTCaccaaatattttgaataaagctccaaagaaccaaccaaaagacCACAATAAAAGAAATCTCAATATgttgtaaataacacacacaaccagATTAGAGAAGAACAATAGCCTCCAGCGGAGAAGAAGACCCGCACTGGCTGCAGACGTGGGCATGAGGAGCTGTGAGGCGTTTCCGCCAGTGAAAAATAGAGAGTGGAGAGGGCTGCTTGCTGTGAAGACTTGAGCTGCTACAAGGAAAAATGTTAAAAAGGAGATGAAGGGGCAGCCAGCTAGCTGCGCGTGAGGCCTTGGTGCCGAAGGCTGCTTCCTTGAAAAGCGAACAACCATTAAAAAAATACTTTCCAATtgttgggccccacaaggagggaaaacataacaaatctccccctctcGACTTATGGGGATGACTCCACCAATCCAGCCAAAAtcgacacttcacatgcttgtctctagtcaatgcttttgtcatcatatccgaaccattatcatcagtgtgaatttTGTCAAGTTCCAACTATTTATTATCCAACACATCctgaatccaatgatatctaacatcaatatgtctTGACTTcgaatggaagatagaattcttgctcaaatgaattgcactttgactatcacaataaagaacatacaTTTCTTGTTCCATGCCCAACTATTTCAAGAATATCTTCAACCAAAGTAATTCTTTGCAAGCTTTCGTAATGGCTATAAACTCGACTTCTGTCGTATATAGAGCAACACATTTCTATAATTTATATTGCCACACCACAGCCCccctgcaaaagtcatcaaataacccaaagtggattttctagaatcaacatcatTAGCCATGTCGGCATCCATGAATCCATGGAgcatagatttaccatttccaaagtacaaacacacctttgaagtgcctctaaggtatcgaagaatccattttaccgctaaccaatgctcctttcctagattagagagaaaccgactaacaactccaacaaCATAAGTAAATCcagtcttgtgcaaaccattgcatacattaaggaaccaaCGGCCGAAGCATAAgaaattttcttcatctcttccttgtttttctcacttgtaggactttgttttgtactaaacttgaagtgactagcaagtgggcaaccaatgggttttgctttatccatattgaacctctcgagcactttttcaatgtaactttcttgagacaaccaaattttccctttttcacTATCACAGACAATCttcatgccaagaatttgctttgccAGTCTCGAATCTTTCATAGCAAAAGAAttgctcaactccaacttcaacttgtcaatcttggagaaattatgtcctacaatgagcatatcatcaacatagagtaagagaataatataagtaccatccgaaaaaattttcacaaacacacaatcatccgaggaggtttttgagtaaccatgatcaatcatgaaagaatcaaatttcttgtaccatctccgtggtgcttgcttcaacccatacaaacttttctttaatttgcacactaaattctctttccctttttgtttgaagccttctggttgttccatgtaaatttcattttccaagtcatCGTGTAagaaagcagttttcacatctagttgctcaacttctaaattcaagtatgttgtcatgccaagaacaacccaaatagatgacatcttcacaaccagtgagaatatttcatcaaagtcaattcccttttttttgaccaaagccttttaccacaagcctagccttgtatCAAatattctttccatcatttttcagccTAGAcacccatttatttttcaaagctttctttccaagaggaagtttaaccaaatcataagtgtgattgtcaactatggaattcatttcctcttgcatagcctccatccatttaactttattttcatggttcatggcttcttgatagctttcgggCTCCCAGAGTAACATAATAACTTGATGAatatttagttgaaggtcttgACTCTCTTGAAGATCTTCTCAAtggagcttgctcttgaacttgttgctccccctcattttca
It encodes the following:
- the LOC131163514 gene encoding zinc finger protein GAI-ASSOCIATED FACTOR 1-like isoform X1 yields the protein MPADLDNSSSMAVSTGSGEASVSSSGDQPPPPKATTPAKKKRNLPGMPDPDAEVIALSPKTLLATNRFVCEICNKGFQRDQNLQLHRRGHNLPWKLRQRSSKEVRKRVYVCPEPSCVHHDPSRALGDLTGIKKHFCRKHGEKKWKCDKCSKKYAVQSDWKAHSKICGTREYKCDCGTLFSRRDSFITHRAFCDALAEESARNPTQTQTQTQTKTTVNPNPEEDRKIQRVSSSPPTLPPPAAPAAALPPSSSAVVPAVLPIQSPASDFPENSTQILEDAQASTCMNGSCSSSTSSSSSGSTTSTVFASLFASSTASAALQHPTPPTSLQPPQTTGFSDLIQATADHPATSSAEPISLCLSTNHAPIFGTAGQECRQYAPPLQPVMSATALLQKAAQMGAAATNASLLRGFGIVSSSSSSSGPPENFPWNQQMEHESAPGPGGLGLGLPSDGGSGLKDVMLGATVFGSKRTTLDLLGLGIGTGIGGSPAEGLSALITSIGGGLDVAAAAAATSLGSGEFSGKEMGRRS
- the LOC131163514 gene encoding zinc finger protein GAI-ASSOCIATED FACTOR 1-like isoform X2, producing the protein MPADLDNSSSMAVSTGSGEASVSSSGDQPPPPKATTPAKKKRNLPGMPDPDAEVIALSPKTLLATNRFVCEICNKGFQRDQNLQLHRRGHNLPWKLRQRSSKEVRKRVYVCPEPSCVHHDPSRALGDLTGIKKHFCRKHGEKKWKCDKCSKKYAVQSDWKAHSKICGTREYKRDSFITHRAFCDALAEESARNPTQTQTQTQTKTTVNPNPEEDRKIQRVSSSPPTLPPPAAPAAALPPSSSAVVPAVLPIQSPASDFPENSTQILEDAQASTCMNGSCSSSTSSSSSGSTTSTVFASLFASSTASAALQHPTPPTSLQPPQTTGFSDLIQATADHPATSSAEPISLCLSTNHAPIFGTAGQECRQYAPPLQPVMSATALLQKAAQMGAAATNASLLRGFGIVSSSSSSSGPPENFPWNQQMEHESAPGPGGLGLGLPSDGGSGLKDVMLGATVFGSKRTTLDLLGLGIGTGIGGSPAEGLSALITSIGGGLDVAAAAAATSLGSGEFSGKEMGRRS